From Deltaproteobacteria bacterium, the proteins below share one genomic window:
- a CDS encoding zinc-ribbon domain-containing protein: MLIECTNCHSRYRLDESRLNEGEARFKCSKCGELVVVGKAGQAAPGEDKSMNEKKRIIVADDTAFFRAMLSDMLTEAGYEVITANDGEEAFTKIKHELPNVDLLLLDMLMPKMDGFQLIEQLRKGAMGKNLPILALSGVFKSESDREHMKSLGVSGYIDKDTPPEQILNRVKMLLSPEG; the protein is encoded by the coding sequence ATGCTTATCGAATGTACTAATTGCCATAGCCGCTATCGTCTTGATGAGTCGAGGCTAAATGAGGGAGAGGCCCGTTTTAAGTGCAGCAAATGTGGTGAACTGGTTGTTGTTGGAAAGGCCGGTCAGGCTGCGCCCGGGGAAGATAAATCAATGAATGAAAAAAAACGCATTATTGTTGCCGATGATACGGCCTTTTTCAGGGCCATGCTTTCAGATATGCTCACTGAAGCGGGCTATGAGGTGATAACGGCCAATGATGGTGAAGAGGCTTTTACTAAAATCAAACATGAACTCCCTAATGTTGACCTTCTTCTTCTCGATATGCTTATGCCTAAAATGGATGGTTTTCAGCTTATTGAGCAACTCAGGAAGGGGGCTATGGGAAAGAACCTTCCCATTCTTGCCTTGAGTGGCGTATTCAAGAGTGAATCAGACAGGGAGCATATGAAGTCCCTTGGTGTTTCAGGGTATATTGATAAAGATACACCGCCGGAGCAGATTTTGAATAGAGTCAAGATGCTTCTTTCTCCCGAAGGCTAG